The Flavobacteriales bacterium region TTCTGATGTTATGGTAATAGATAGAGCTTTGACCCCAAAGAACAACGATATTATACTGGCTGTTGTAAACGGCGAGTTTACTGTCAAGCGTATCAAAAAAAATGATGATGAACTGTATTTAATGCCAGCCAATGAGAATTATCGACCTATGAAAATAACAGAAGACATGGACTTTCAAGTCTGGGGAGTAGTGACCTTTATTATACACAAAGCCAATGCTAGCACTAGCGGATTGTAACAACTTTTACGCTT contains the following coding sequences:
- the umuD gene encoding translesion error-prone DNA polymerase V autoproteolytic subunit; this encodes MKFKFLNTNNKLNFYTIEDSSLGDIPLYGDAVPAGFPSPADDYLDMDLNLHDYLVQHPSATFCVKAIGDSMVDAGIKSSDVMVIDRALTPKNNDIILAVVNGEFTVKRIKKNDDELYLMPANENYRPMKITEDMDFQVWGVVTFIIHKANASTSGL